From the Desulfarculaceae bacterium genome, one window contains:
- a CDS encoding dipeptide ABC transporter ATP-binding protein: protein MNRETILEVQDLTKHFVVNRSIVSSGEVVKAVDGLSFDLFQGETLSFVGESGCGKSTTGRLVLRLIEATRGTVSYKGKDIAKLSAGGLRKLRREMQIIFQDPWSSLNPRLTVREIIGEGLRRNKELSQAERKRRVLEMMETVGLRPEHYDRHPHEFSGGQRQRLGIARALIVGPKLVVADEPLSALDVSVQAQVVNLLARLKREMGLSYLFISHDLSVVEHISDRIAVMYLGKLMELASKEAVFSGPRHPYTQALFSAAPVAEVGRVKNRVILSGDVPSPLNPPTGCRFHTRCPHAQDDCRSLEPEFRPLASGHWVACHHPLPRA, encoded by the coding sequence ATGAATCGTGAAACCATCCTAGAGGTACAAGACCTCACCAAGCACTTCGTGGTTAACCGCTCCATCGTCAGCTCCGGCGAGGTGGTCAAGGCGGTGGACGGGCTCAGCTTCGATTTGTTCCAGGGCGAGACGCTCAGCTTCGTGGGCGAGTCGGGCTGCGGAAAGTCCACCACCGGCCGCCTGGTGCTGCGCCTCATCGAGGCCACCCGGGGCACGGTGAGCTACAAGGGCAAGGACATCGCCAAGCTTTCGGCCGGAGGGCTGCGCAAGCTCCGCCGCGAGATGCAGATCATCTTCCAGGACCCCTGGTCCTCGCTCAACCCGCGCCTCACGGTACGCGAGATCATCGGCGAGGGCCTGAGGCGCAACAAGGAGCTGAGCCAGGCCGAGCGCAAGCGCCGGGTGCTGGAGATGATGGAGACCGTGGGCCTCAGGCCCGAGCACTACGACCGCCACCCCCATGAGTTCAGCGGCGGCCAGCGCCAGCGCCTGGGCATCGCCCGCGCCCTGATCGTGGGCCCCAAGCTGGTGGTGGCCGACGAGCCGCTCTCGGCCTTGGACGTATCGGTGCAGGCCCAGGTGGTCAACCTGCTGGCCCGCCTCAAACGGGAGATGGGCCTGAGCTATCTGTTCATCTCCCACGACCTGTCCGTTGTGGAGCACATCAGCGACCGCATCGCAGTGATGTATTTGGGCAAGCTCATGGAGCTGGCCTCCAAGGAGGCCGTCTTCTCCGGGCCGCGCCACCCCTACACCCAAGCCCTGTTCTCGGCCGCGCCGGTGGCCGAGGTGGGCCGGGTGAAGAACCGGGTGATCCTTTCCGGCGACGTGCCCAGCCCGCTCAACCCGCCGACGGGCTGCCGCTTCCATACCCGCTGCCCCCACGCGCAGGACGACTGCCGAAGCCTGGAGCCGGAGTTCCGGCCCCTGGCCAGCGGACACTGGGTGGCCTGCCACCATCCCCTGCCCCGCGCTTAA
- a CDS encoding ABC transporter ATP-binding protein: MEPLLRIEDLEVNFHTSQGVAQAVCGVNYHIDPGEVLGVVGESGSGKSVTALAVLGLVPFPGRIAKGRIWYQGRDLLTASAREMRRVRGDRISMIFQEPMISLNPAFTIENQLTEALRTHRKMSKSEARDRAVEMLALVDIPDPAKRIKDYPHHLSGGMRQRVMIAEALLLDPDVLLADEPTTALDVTVQASVLDLMHRLNERIGTAIMLITHNLGVVAESAKRVVVMYCGRVVEQGTVQDIFDNAAHPYTRGLLKSIPRPGGHELYEMKGIVPSLFELPQGCPFHPRCPRALPRCVQEPAPWRELAPGHHALCWLYE, translated from the coding sequence ATGGAACCGCTGCTGCGCATAGAGGACCTTGAGGTCAATTTCCACACCAGCCAGGGCGTGGCCCAGGCGGTGTGCGGAGTGAACTATCACATCGATCCCGGCGAGGTGCTGGGGGTGGTGGGCGAGTCAGGCTCGGGCAAGAGCGTCACCGCCTTGGCCGTGCTGGGCCTGGTGCCCTTTCCCGGCCGCATCGCCAAGGGCCGCATCTGGTATCAGGGGCGCGATCTGCTCACCGCGTCGGCCAGGGAAATGCGCCGGGTGCGGGGCGACCGCATCTCCATGATCTTCCAGGAGCCCATGATCTCCTTGAATCCGGCCTTCACCATCGAGAACCAGCTCACCGAGGCGCTGCGCACCCACCGCAAGATGAGCAAGAGCGAGGCCCGCGACCGGGCGGTGGAGATGCTGGCCCTGGTGGACATCCCCGATCCGGCCAAGCGCATCAAGGACTACCCCCACCACCTGAGCGGCGGCATGCGCCAACGGGTGATGATCGCCGAGGCGCTTCTCCTGGACCCGGACGTGCTCCTGGCCGACGAGCCCACCACCGCCCTGGACGTGACGGTGCAGGCCTCGGTGCTGGATCTCATGCACCGGCTCAACGAGCGCATCGGCACCGCGATCATGCTCATCACCCACAACCTCGGGGTGGTGGCCGAGTCGGCCAAGCGGGTGGTGGTGATGTACTGCGGCCGGGTGGTGGAGCAAGGCACTGTGCAAGACATCTTTGACAACGCGGCCCATCCCTACACCCGGGGCCTGCTCAAGTCCATCCCCCGCCCGGGCGGCCACGAGCTCTACGAGATGAAGGGCATTGTGCCCAGCCTCTTCGAGCTGCCCCAGGGCTGCCCCTTCCACCCCCGCTGTCCCCGGGCCCTGCCCCGCTGCGTGCAGGAGCCCGCCCCCTGGCGCGAGCTGGCTCCGGGGCACCACGCCCTCTGCTGGCTCTACGAGTGA
- a CDS encoding ABC transporter permease, with the protein MLLKRLLKNKIGLIGVIVIGLNLAVALAAPLLATHDPLAINLEMQAAPPSAEHWFGTDEYGRDIYSRVIYGSRISLYICLLSVVLATVGGVITGAAAGYFGGLLDNVIMRFMDALMSFPAILLAIAILAALGPNLYNVIIALGVVYVPRFARIVRSSVLSLKEKEFVEASRAMGNGDVYIIFRHILPNCTAPLIVQATASLAYAILAESSLGFLGLGAPPPAPSWGNILSDARNFMMENPMMTVFPGVAITLAVLGFNLLGDALRDVLDPRLK; encoded by the coding sequence ATGCTTTTAAAACGACTGCTCAAGAACAAGATCGGCCTCATCGGGGTCATCGTCATCGGCCTCAACCTGGCCGTGGCCCTGGCCGCTCCCCTGCTGGCCACCCACGACCCCCTGGCCATCAACCTGGAGATGCAGGCGGCCCCGCCTTCGGCGGAGCACTGGTTCGGCACCGACGAGTACGGCCGCGACATCTACAGCCGGGTGATCTACGGCTCGCGCATCTCGCTCTACATCTGCCTGTTGTCGGTGGTGCTGGCCACGGTGGGCGGGGTGATCACCGGCGCGGCGGCGGGCTATTTCGGGGGATTGTTGGACAACGTCATCATGCGCTTCATGGACGCGCTGATGTCCTTCCCGGCCATCCTGCTGGCCATCGCCATCCTGGCCGCGCTGGGGCCCAACCTCTACAACGTGATCATAGCCCTGGGCGTGGTCTACGTGCCGCGCTTCGCGCGCATCGTGCGCTCCTCGGTGCTTTCGCTCAAGGAGAAGGAGTTCGTGGAGGCCTCGCGGGCCATGGGCAACGGCGACGTGTACATCATCTTCCGCCACATCCTGCCCAACTGCACCGCGCCCTTGATCGTGCAGGCCACGGCCAGCCTGGCCTACGCCATCCTGGCCGAGAGCTCCCTGGGCTTCCTGGGTCTGGGCGCGCCCCCACCGGCGCCCTCCTGGGGCAACATCCTCAGCGACGCGCGCAACTTCATGATGGAAAACCCCATGATGACCGTGTTCCCCGGGGTGGCCATCACCCTGGCGGTTTTGGGCTTCAACCTCCTGGGCGACGCCCTGCGCGACGTCCTCGACCCGAGGCTGAAGTAG
- a CDS encoding ABC transporter permease, producing the protein MLKYILKRIIYLIPTIGLVAVMVFLLIHMIPGDPALVMLGNDATPQDVEALRDALGLNQPLYQQFFLWVGRVLTGDFGVSIHSKVPVLTSIADRFPVTLSLTTLALIFSLIVSIPSGVMAAVKHNTKSDYMFMIGTIVGVSVPGFWLGLICLLVFSVNLGWFPSTGFVPIWESFWQGMRYLLLPGITLGLFMAAVVARMVRSSMLEVLRLEYVTHARAKGLPEWKVINKHALKNAFAPALTTIGIQYGMLLGGAVVTETVFSLPGLGKYLVVAINMRDYPVVQGCILFIALVYVLINLIVDLLYGFFDPRIQYK; encoded by the coding sequence ATGCTTAAATACATTCTCAAAAGGATCATCTACCTGATCCCCACCATCGGCCTGGTGGCGGTCATGGTCTTTCTGTTGATCCACATGATCCCCGGCGACCCCGCCCTGGTCATGCTGGGCAACGACGCCACGCCCCAGGACGTGGAGGCCCTGCGCGACGCCCTGGGGCTCAACCAGCCGCTCTACCAGCAGTTCTTCCTGTGGGTGGGCCGGGTGCTCACCGGCGACTTCGGGGTGTCCATCCACTCCAAGGTGCCGGTGCTCACCTCCATCGCCGACCGCTTCCCGGTCACCCTGTCGCTCACCACCCTGGCCCTGATCTTCTCGCTGATCGTGTCCATCCCCTCGGGGGTCATGGCCGCGGTAAAGCACAACACCAAGAGCGACTACATGTTCATGATCGGCACCATCGTGGGCGTGTCGGTGCCCGGCTTTTGGCTGGGGCTTATCTGCCTGCTCGTCTTCTCGGTGAACCTGGGCTGGTTCCCCTCCACCGGCTTCGTGCCCATCTGGGAGAGCTTCTGGCAGGGCATGCGCTACCTGCTCCTGCCCGGCATCACCCTGGGCCTGTTCATGGCCGCGGTGGTGGCGCGCATGGTGCGCTCGTCCATGCTGGAGGTCTTGCGCCTGGAGTACGTGACCCACGCGCGGGCCAAGGGCCTGCCCGAGTGGAAGGTGATCAACAAGCACGCCCTTAAGAACGCCTTCGCCCCGGCGCTGACCACCATCGGCATCCAGTACGGCATGCTCCTGGGTGGCGCGGTGGTCACTGAGACGGTGTTCAGCCTGCCCGGCCTGGGCAAATATCTGGTGGTGGCCATCAACATGCGCGACTACCCCGTGGTGCAGGGCTGCATCCTGTTCATCGCCCTGGTCTACGTGCTCATCAACCTGATCGTGGACCTGCTCTACGGCTTCTTCGATCCCCGCATCCAATACAAGTGA